The following coding sequences lie in one Fundulus heteroclitus isolate FHET01 chromosome 20, MU-UCD_Fhet_4.1, whole genome shotgun sequence genomic window:
- the zmynd10 gene encoding zinc finger MYND domain-containing protein 10, with translation MDTSVVLPVEAEGFIQSLEAFSLKNVGSARWFKQHEHIEKLNMQAILSASAMHDEFVKELLVSLGKIPVLVHEMILVEVWKQKVFPVLCQLQDFNPKSTFHLYMVIHHEATIINLLETILFHKDSCEAADDSLLDLVDYCHRKLTLLASEATKDRAVALDGQTQISSIEELQAQSAALEFEISLKAVSVLGYMAEHADSISVINRMLCTHNLPCVLVQLIESCPWSRSRNGEVEKYINGKWQRIPAEDRLKMTKLDGQVWLALYRLILKEECQIKYDFNNFNKNQLLKLRAFLTDVLIDQLPNLVELQRFLAHLAVTDPAPPKKELVLEQIPEMWSQIVRGNSGKWKAIAKYQVKETFSPSDSDLQQQAQRLAETYNLDVMERLLPEKPKCGSCGKEATKRCSRCLGEWYCNRQCQVKHWPKHKKSCQLMTETMERIKGDTLIKS, from the exons ATGGATACATCGGTGGTGCTGCCTGTCGAGGCTGAGGGGTTTATCCAAAGTCTGGAAGCTTTCTCCCTCAAAAACGTGGGCTCTGCGAG GTGGTTCAAACAGCATGAGCATATTGAGAAACTAAACATGCAGGCCATACTGAGCGCTTCGGCCATGCACGATGAGTTCGTCAAGGAGCTCCTGGTGTCCCTCGGAAAG ATACCTGTCCTGGTCCACGAGATGATCCTCGTGGAGGTGTGGAAGCAGAAGGTGTTCCCCGTCTTATGCCAGCTGCAGGACTTCAACCCTAAGAGCACCTTTCATCTTTACATGGTG ATCCACCACGAAGCTACCATCATTAACCTGCTTGAAACAATATTGTTTCATAAG GATTCATGTGAGGCGGCTGATGATTCCCTTCTTGACCTGGTGGATTACTGCCATCGTAAGCTCACTCTGCTGGCCAGTGAAGCAACCAAGGACCGCGCTGTGGCTCTTGATGGACAGACCCAGATATCCTCTATAGAG GAGCTGCAGGCGCAGAGCGCTGCGCTGGAGTTTGAAATCTCTCTGAAAGCCGTATCCGTGCTGGGCTACATGGCAGAACATGCTGACAG CATCAGCGTCATCAACCGCATGCTGTGCACGCACAATTTGCCTTGCGTGCTGGTTCAGCTGATAGAGTCCTGCCCTTGGAGTCGGAGCAGAAACG GTGAAGTAGAGAAGTACATTAATGGCAAATGGCAGAGGATTCCTGCGGAGGACCGTTTGAAGATGACCAAACTTGACGGCCAGGTCTGGCTGGCTCTTTACCGTTTGATACTAAAGGAAGAGTGCCAAATAAAATACGACTTCAACAATTTCAACAAGAACCAGCTTCTAAAG CTCAGGGCTTTCCTGACAGACGTGCTGATCGACCAGTTACCGAACCTGGTCGAGCTTCAGCGCTTCCTGGCCCACCTCGCTGTTACCGACCCGGCCCCGCCAAAGAAAGAGCTCGTCCTGGAACAG atcCCAGAAATGTGGAGTCAGATTGTCAGAGGCAATTCTGGGAAGTGGAAAGCAATAGCTAAATATCAGGTCAAAGAAACGTTCAGCCCGTCCGACAGTGACTTGCAACAACAGGCCCAGAG GTTGGCCGAGACGTACAACCTGGACGTGATGGAGCGTTTGCTCCCGGAAAAACCAAAGTGCGGATCCTGTGGTAAAGAGGCTACCAAGAGATGCTCTCGGTGCCTTGGAGAGTGGTACTGTAACAG aCAATGTCAGGTGAAGCACTGGCCTAAGCACAAGAAGTCCTGTCAGCTCATGACTGAGACCATGGAGAGGATCAAGGGGGATACGCTGATAAAGAGCTGA